Proteins encoded by one window of Dioscorea cayenensis subsp. rotundata cultivar TDr96_F1 chromosome 20, TDr96_F1_v2_PseudoChromosome.rev07_lg8_w22 25.fasta, whole genome shotgun sequence:
- the LOC120251674 gene encoding dihydroflavonol 4-reductase-like, whose product MKGPVAVTGAAGYIGSWLVMRLLEKGYIVRATVRDPSDSRKTKPLLELPNAEKQLSLWKADLGEEGSFDEVIQGCTGVFHVATFMDFESLDPENEVIKPTVNAMLSILKSCKKAGSVQRIVFTSSAGTVNVQQQQSPEYDESSWSDVDFCRRVKMTGWMYFVSKTLAEKAAWDFAKDNGLDLITVIPPLVVGPFVSSSMPPSMITALALITGNEAHYSILKQIQLVHLDDLCEGHIFLFEHPEAKGRYICSSHDATIFTLAKMIKERFPEYDIPQQFKGIDENIGIVHFSSKKIMDLGFKFKYTMEQMFVDGIQICREKKFIPLQTVKEIASIKGKINGIDEQVSVATN is encoded by the exons atgaagGGACCAGTGGCTGTGACAGGAGCAGCAGGATACATAGGCTCATGGCTTGTCATGAGGCTTCTTGAGAAGGGTTACATTGTTAGAGCTACTGTTAGGGATCCAA GTGATTCTAGGAAAACAAAGCCATTGTTAGAGCTTCCAAATGCAGAGAAGCAACTGAGTCTATGGAAAGCAGACTTGGGAGAAGAAGGAAGCTTTGATGAAGTCATTCAGGGTTGCACTGGTGTTTTCCATGTTGCTACTTTTATGGACTTTGAATCTCTTGATCCTGAG AATGAAGTGATAAAGCCAACAGTGAATGCAATGCTAAGCATCCTCAAGTCATGCAAGAAAGCCGGCAGTGTTCAACGTATAGTATTCACCTCCTCCGCCGGCACCGTCAATGTCCAACAACAACAGTCGCCGGAGTACGATGAGAGCTCGTGGAGCGATGTTGACTTTTGCCGGAGAGTCAAAATGACAGGAtgg ATGTACTTTGTGTCAAAAACACTAGCAGAAAAGGCTGCATGGGATTTTGCGAAAGACAATGGCTTGGACCTCATTACAGTGATTCCACCCTTGGTTGTTGGTCCTTTTGTCTCTTCTTCAATGCCTCCCAGCATGATCACTGCTCTGGCCCTCATCACTG GGAATGAAGCACATTATTCAATCTTGAAACAAATCCAACTAGTCCATTTGGATGATCTGTGTGAAGGTCACATCTTTCTTTTTGAGCATCCAGAGGCAAAAGGTAGATACATATGCTCTTCTCATGATGCCACAATCTTCACTCTTGCCAAGATGATCAAAGAAAGGTTCCCTGAATATGACATCCCCCAACA GTTCAAAGGCATTGATGAGAACATTGGGATTGTTCACTTCTCTTCTAAGAAAATCATGGACCTTGGCTTCAAATTCAAATACACAATGGAACAAATGTTTGTTGATGGCATTCAAATATGCAGGGAAAAGAAGTTCATTCCACTCCAAACAGTCAAAGAGATTGCTTCAATCAAAGGCAAGATTAATGGCATTGATGAACAAGTCTCAGTTGCCACCAACTAG